One region of Chloroflexota bacterium genomic DNA includes:
- a CDS encoding GNAT family N-acetyltransferase has product MLAVTTDAPELIRDLSYELVTALEEELYQHSVGVTGLGGGATFGVLKRDAAGELLGGLYATTWAGWLDIRLLWVREDARGQGLGSQLLAAAEAEALARGCHSATLETHSFQAPAFYVRHGYTVFATLDGYPPGHSKQYLQKSLRAAPAAMDTSRTPHLPAPPAPLASPSADTPTAPPPAPPPAPPPAPAPAPPPAPPSSR; this is encoded by the coding sequence ATGCTCGCCGTGACGACAGATGCGCCCGAGCTGATCCGCGACCTCTCGTACGAGCTGGTGACCGCGCTCGAAGAGGAGCTGTACCAGCACAGCGTCGGCGTCACCGGCCTGGGCGGCGGCGCGACGTTTGGCGTCCTGAAGCGGGACGCGGCTGGTGAGTTGCTGGGAGGCCTCTACGCGACCACCTGGGCCGGCTGGCTGGACATCCGCCTGCTGTGGGTCCGCGAGGACGCCCGTGGGCAGGGGCTTGGCAGCCAGTTGCTCGCGGCCGCCGAAGCCGAAGCCCTCGCACGTGGCTGCCACAGCGCCACGCTGGAGACGCACAGTTTCCAGGCCCCGGCGTTCTACGTGCGGCACGGGTACACGGTCTTCGCCACGCTCGACGGCTATCCGCCCGGCCACAGCAAGCAGTATCTGCAAAAATCGTTGCGTGCCGCCCCCGCCGCAATGGATACCAGCAGGACACCCCATCTTCCGGCCCCTCCCGCACCGCTGGCAAGTCCCTCGGCCGATACTCCCACTGCTCCCCCGCCTGCTCCCCCGCCAGCGCCCCCGCCAGCGCCTGCACCTGCGCCCCCACCAGCACCCCCATCCTCACGTTGA
- the uraH gene encoding hydroxyisourate hydrolase, translating to MSAPTPSISTHVLDNERGVPAVGVRVTLERLDGDTFVTLTDLLTDADGRIGNLLAPFDLQPATYQISWDAGSYFRGKSGDAPFVRIVSVAFQITDTRRHYHIPLLMTRFSGTTYRGS from the coding sequence ATGTCTGCGCCCACCCCTTCGATTTCGACCCATGTGCTTGACAATGAGCGCGGCGTCCCGGCCGTCGGCGTCCGGGTGACGCTCGAGCGGCTCGACGGGGACACCTTCGTCACGCTCACCGACCTGCTGACCGACGCTGATGGCAGGATCGGCAACTTGCTGGCGCCGTTCGATCTGCAGCCGGCCACCTATCAGATCAGCTGGGATGCCGGCAGCTACTTCCGGGGGAAGAGCGGCGACGCGCCGTTCGTGCGGATCGTGTCGGTCGCCTTTCAGATCACGGACACCCGCCGCCACTACCACATTCCGCTGCTGATGACCCGCTTCAGCGGCACGACGTATCGCGGCAGCTGA